The Acetomicrobium sp. S15 = DSM 107314 genome window below encodes:
- a CDS encoding excinuclease ABC subunit UvrC, giving the protein METKPPTPEALRDKVRRFPDRPGVYIMHDETGRVIYVGKARSLKKRVLSYFRHAQIASPRLRKLIHSISDISFIRTETEAEALVVEAKLIKQYQPFFNVELKMGERYPYVKITNERFPRLVITRHKEDDGSIYIGPYTRVSELRQVLRLVERYFPLRSCSATLEKIPARERPCLRHFLGKCLAPCTGACSESDYRDRVDEIIMLLRGQALPLVERLRAKMEKAAEALAFEEAARMRDAIRAVWRLSRQKVSYSLSEDLDKDTWCAMTALQSRLGLAALPWRIDGCDISHLSGRESYGVFVVFEQGVANPSLYRKFRIRTVEGVDDFRCIEEVVYRRYRRLLDEEEALPQLLLVDGGAVQLQFALQALHKLGLEDLPVVALAKEEEALYLPGKRSPLKLSREDPGLKLLQRVRDEAHRFAVSSHRRGRDQRYRRSALEEIPGVGKRRAAALLAMFGSVARISDLEPEQLTAVPGVGPSLAKRIINTLREGKDAELSKTP; this is encoded by the coding sequence ATGGAAACGAAGCCACCTACGCCGGAGGCGCTCAGGGATAAAGTGAGGCGATTTCCCGATCGTCCTGGCGTTTATATAATGCACGACGAGACAGGACGGGTCATATACGTGGGGAAGGCGAGGTCTTTGAAGAAGCGCGTCCTTTCTTACTTTCGCCATGCCCAAATAGCTTCGCCCCGGTTGCGTAAGCTGATCCACAGTATAAGCGATATATCGTTCATACGGACGGAGACGGAGGCCGAGGCGCTTGTAGTCGAAGCGAAGCTGATAAAACAATATCAGCCGTTTTTCAACGTGGAGCTGAAGATGGGGGAGCGTTACCCTTATGTAAAAATAACCAACGAACGCTTCCCAAGGTTAGTAATAACCAGGCACAAGGAAGACGACGGGTCTATTTATATAGGCCCGTACACGCGCGTATCGGAATTGAGGCAGGTGTTGCGCTTAGTAGAGCGCTACTTTCCTTTGAGGAGCTGCAGCGCGACGCTTGAAAAGATCCCTGCGCGAGAGAGGCCATGTCTGCGCCATTTTCTCGGCAAGTGTCTGGCACCGTGTACCGGTGCTTGCTCTGAGTCCGATTATCGTGATAGAGTGGATGAGATCATCATGCTCCTCCGCGGTCAAGCCTTGCCGTTGGTCGAAAGACTAAGAGCAAAAATGGAAAAGGCCGCGGAAGCCTTAGCCTTCGAGGAAGCGGCACGAATGCGTGACGCGATTAGGGCTGTTTGGCGGTTGAGCCGACAAAAAGTATCCTACTCTCTATCGGAAGACCTCGACAAAGACACATGGTGCGCAATGACCGCTCTGCAAAGCCGTTTGGGGCTCGCCGCTTTGCCGTGGAGGATAGACGGCTGTGACATATCTCATCTGAGCGGGCGCGAATCGTACGGCGTCTTTGTAGTCTTCGAACAGGGAGTGGCAAATCCATCGCTGTACCGCAAGTTTCGAATTCGTACCGTCGAGGGCGTGGACGACTTCAGGTGCATAGAAGAAGTGGTTTACAGGCGATATAGGCGCCTTCTCGACGAGGAAGAAGCGCTGCCACAGCTCCTTTTGGTGGATGGAGGAGCAGTGCAGTTACAGTTTGCGCTTCAGGCCCTGCACAAACTGGGCCTCGAGGACTTGCCGGTTGTGGCGCTGGCAAAGGAAGAAGAGGCACTTTACCTGCCAGGGAAGAGGTCTCCCCTGAAGCTTTCGCGCGAAGACCCGGGCCTTAAGCTGCTGCAACGCGTGCGCGATGAAGCCCACCGCTTTGCCGTAAGCAGCCATAGACGCGGACGAGATCAGCGATATCGGCGGTCTGCGCTCGAAGAGATCCCTGGCGTGGGCAAAAGGCGAGCCGCCGCGCTCTTGGCGATGTTCGGAAGCGTCGCCAGGATATCGGACCTCGAGCCCGAGCAATTGACTGCCGTGCCAGGCGTTGGCCCCTCATTAGCCAAGCGTATAATAAATACACTTAGGGAGGGTAAGGATGCCGAACTCTCGAAGACGCCTTGA
- the cysS gene encoding cysteine--tRNA ligase, with amino-acid sequence MSLSLYNDLTHQKEIFTPLEERKVRFYVCGPTVYDYIHVGNARPFILFDILRRHMEDMGYEVVYVQNFTDIDDKMINKARNLGISVDELAERFITAYFEDADALGIQRATAHPRATHYIPQIIKLVERLIERGHAYVIDGDVYFDVLSFPGYGRLSKQSLEELLSGARVEIDPKKKHPLDFALWKAQKLGEPAWNSPWGMGRPGWHIECSAMAINILGETIDIHAGGSDLLFPHHENEIAQAEAATGKTFVRYWIHNGYLLIEEEKMSKSLGNIVSVREAMKLYSPIAVRLFMLSAHYRSPLNFSGEALNHAVGAAERLQNGWKELSFALRHRPRKKERDDALRETIEATEARYEEELNDDFNTAGALGAAFECVRAVNTYLAQHEEVDEESLMEAERFLARVDRVMGIIGIERLNDIDDLMTSEIERLVSEREKARKEKDFKKADAIREELAKKGIILEDTPHGTRWSKAM; translated from the coding sequence ATGTCGCTGTCTTTATACAATGACTTGACGCATCAAAAGGAAATTTTTACTCCGCTCGAAGAGCGGAAGGTGCGTTTTTACGTATGCGGTCCCACCGTCTACGATTACATCCACGTGGGAAACGCCAGGCCGTTTATCTTGTTCGACATACTGAGGCGCCATATGGAAGACATGGGATACGAGGTGGTCTATGTACAGAACTTCACGGACATAGACGACAAGATGATAAACAAGGCGCGTAACTTAGGGATAAGCGTGGACGAGTTGGCAGAGCGCTTCATAACCGCTTATTTTGAGGACGCCGATGCGCTCGGCATACAGCGCGCCACAGCGCATCCAAGGGCCACGCATTATATCCCACAAATAATAAAACTCGTGGAGAGATTGATAGAAAGAGGGCATGCTTACGTAATCGACGGCGATGTATATTTTGATGTCTTGAGCTTCCCGGGATACGGAAGGCTGTCGAAGCAAAGCCTCGAAGAACTCCTCTCGGGAGCGCGCGTAGAAATTGACCCTAAGAAGAAACATCCGCTGGACTTCGCTCTGTGGAAGGCACAAAAACTGGGTGAGCCGGCTTGGAACAGCCCTTGGGGAATGGGTCGCCCGGGCTGGCACATAGAGTGCAGTGCCATGGCCATCAACATATTAGGAGAGACGATAGACATACACGCGGGCGGAAGCGATCTGCTCTTTCCTCACCACGAAAACGAAATAGCGCAGGCCGAAGCGGCTACGGGGAAGACATTCGTCCGCTATTGGATACATAACGGCTATCTGCTCATAGAGGAAGAAAAAATGTCTAAATCGTTAGGAAATATAGTGTCCGTACGGGAAGCGATGAAGCTCTATTCGCCCATCGCCGTACGCCTGTTCATGCTCAGCGCTCATTACCGTTCGCCTTTGAACTTCAGCGGCGAAGCCTTAAACCATGCCGTAGGCGCCGCGGAGAGACTGCAAAACGGCTGGAAAGAGCTCTCTTTCGCTCTGCGGCACAGACCGAGAAAAAAAGAGAGAGATGACGCCTTGAGAGAGACTATAGAGGCAACAGAAGCGCGTTACGAGGAGGAGTTGAACGATGACTTCAACACCGCCGGTGCGTTGGGTGCGGCATTTGAGTGCGTGCGCGCTGTAAATACATATCTCGCTCAACATGAAGAAGTGGACGAAGAATCTCTGATGGAGGCTGAGCGTTTTTTGGCACGCGTCGACCGGGTGATGGGGATAATAGGCATAGAGCGTTTAAACGACATCGATGATCTGATGACGAGCGAAATAGAAAGGCTCGTCTCCGAGAGAGAAAAGGCCCGCAAGGAAAAAGATTTCAAAAAAGCCGATGCAATCAGAGAGGAGCTGGCAAAAAAGGGAATAATCCTTGAGGATACACCACACGGCACGAGGTGGAGCAAGGCAATGTAG
- a CDS encoding sensor histidine kinase, whose product MAEDKGAFLGKLQEVLDKVAQALEEGCAEVQKIRSGTVDRLKIVRQEFGEIQSKMEVTIAEHETTQRAYAAARRRLVEATKSKDEAAEWQAYHEAEYLLQQKGRLEEREAHLRRRRNDLEREIARLEETLKQSDQMLHKLELALQLLLSQADDISSLLEGADFRALAIALELIERERRRLSRDLHDGPIQECASLLLSLELLDRFCAEGKFDEVVSCLKEAKAQLQGTMTSMRNFIQGLKTLEPEDTLEGAIRNLAHRTEVTYGVPVKVSFEGKMPSLRKILLAHLFYIIQEATINAARHARAKEIKIMVSGGEDALRVKVVDDGVGFDVRKALDVAEKEAWGLRSMLDRAQILGGEISVESAPSRGTIVTLVVPL is encoded by the coding sequence ATGGCCGAAGATAAAGGTGCTTTCCTCGGCAAACTGCAAGAGGTATTGGACAAGGTGGCCCAAGCGCTTGAAGAGGGATGCGCCGAGGTTCAAAAGATCAGAAGCGGCACTGTGGATCGCTTGAAGATCGTAAGGCAGGAGTTTGGAGAGATTCAAAGCAAGATGGAGGTCACAATAGCAGAACACGAGACCACGCAAAGGGCATATGCTGCTGCAAGGCGTCGTCTTGTCGAAGCGACGAAATCAAAGGACGAAGCAGCCGAATGGCAGGCGTATCACGAGGCTGAATACCTCCTTCAGCAAAAAGGAAGACTCGAAGAGAGAGAGGCTCATCTGAGGCGAAGGAGAAATGACCTCGAGCGCGAGATAGCAAGACTCGAGGAGACGCTGAAGCAGAGCGACCAAATGCTTCATAAGCTAGAGCTCGCATTACAGCTTCTCCTCTCTCAAGCGGACGATATCTCTTCTTTGCTCGAGGGCGCGGACTTTAGGGCTTTGGCAATAGCGCTTGAGTTGATCGAGAGGGAGAGACGCCGTCTATCGAGAGATCTGCACGATGGTCCGATTCAGGAATGTGCATCGCTTTTGCTCTCCTTGGAGCTATTAGATCGGTTCTGTGCCGAGGGAAAATTTGATGAAGTCGTAAGTTGCCTGAAAGAGGCCAAGGCTCAACTTCAGGGCACAATGACGAGCATGCGCAACTTTATTCAAGGGCTAAAAACCTTAGAACCGGAAGACACGCTTGAGGGTGCCATACGCAATCTCGCTCACCGCACCGAGGTTACCTACGGCGTTCCTGTAAAGGTATCTTTTGAGGGCAAGATGCCCTCGCTGAGAAAAATCCTGCTCGCACACTTGTTTTATATTATACAAGAAGCCACGATCAACGCTGCAAGGCACGCGCGCGCTAAGGAGATAAAAATTATGGTAAGTGGTGGCGAAGATGCCCTGCGAGTCAAAGTGGTAGATGACGGAGTGGGCTTCGACGTTAGAAAAGCGCTTGATGTCGCCGAGAAAGAGGCGTGGGGTTTGCGCAGCATGCTCGACAGAGCGCAGATCTTGGGGGGAGAGATCTCTGTCGAAAGCGCGCCATCGAGAGGTACGATCGTCACGCTCGTCGTTCCACTTTGA